A DNA window from Ornithodoros turicata isolate Travis chromosome 10, ASM3712646v1, whole genome shotgun sequence contains the following coding sequences:
- the LOC135371213 gene encoding probable 28S rRNA (cytosine(4447)-C(5))-methyltransferase, with translation MGRKANYSEKPKRGPGRKARIQPPPQLLESLKAERPLSRRALKRLKKAQTPKSAGAAKKHINEKSEEEELDDAAAETNDGKGFTDDNKKWLKPKQSAKQLLESDESGQEEEGEGMDDDEPIEDDFGGDESEEAGESSEDEELPIERQSRKLQKRQEEDEKLAEEELKTNIAESEIITLPSGQEIEKEKHEPPDLALISQRIKDIVHVLSDFGKRREEGKSRVEYLEVLRNDLCEYYSYNEFLMQRFMDLFCPAELIEFLEANEVPRPVTMRTNTLKTRRRDIAQALINRGVNLDPVGKWSKVGLVVYDSQVPIGATPEYLAGHYILQGAASMLPVMALAPQENERILDMCAAPGGKTTHIGALMKNTGILFANEIHEERCKAIVGNLHRLGINNTVVCSYDGRKFPEVVTGFDRVLLDAPCSGSGVISKDQAVKTNKEEKDILRCSQLQKQLILSAIDCADCSNNKPGYIVYSTCSVLPEENEWVIDYALKKRNVKLVPTGLDFGREGMTRYREHRFHPSMNRTRRFYPHTHNMEGFFVAKLKKFSNDIPVTGDNEEKKGSASQTHTSSEKPQKTSKISKKTLKEEETEEATDNLESVTEQKTAKRKSAQPSTSPKKKNKQKNEKRISEESEEESPKLAKKEKPRKMSKKPKKKSLAGSTVPGLFTS, from the exons ATGGGACGGAAGGCAAATTATTCCGAGAAGCCTAAACGAGGGCCTGGGAGGAAGGCACGCATACAGCCGCCACCCCAGCTTCTGGAATCCTTAAAAG CTGAACGGCCTCTTTCCCGACGGGCCCTGAAAAG ACTTAAGAAGGCACAAACACCGAAATCAGCAGGCGCAGCAAAGAAACACATCAAcgaaaaatcagaagaagagGAGTTGGACG ATGCTGCTGCAGAAACAAATGATGGAAAAGGCTTCACGGATGATAATAAGAAATGGCTGAAGCCAAAACAGAGTGCCAAGCAGCTGTTGGAATCTGATGAAAGTGGCCAAGAGGAGGAG GGTGAAGGAATGGATGATGACGAGCCCATAGAAGATGACTTTGGTGGCGATGAATCTGAGGAAGCCGGTGAAAGCTCGGAAGATGAAGAG CTTCCAATTGAAAGACAATCGAGGAAGTTGCAGAAAAGACAGGAAGAAGATGA AAAATTGGCAGAAGAGGAACTGAAGACAAACATTGCCGAATCAGAAATCATCACCCTACCCAGCGGACAGGAAATTGAAAAAGAGA AGCATGAGCCTCCAGATCTGGCCTTAATAAGTCAGAGGATCAAAGACATTGTTCACGTATTGTCAGACTTTGGAAAACGAAGAGAAGAAGGAAA ATCTCGTGTCGAATACTTGGAAGTGCTGAGGAATGATCTGTGCGAGTACTACAGTTACAATGAGTTTCTAATGCAGAGATTCATGGACTTATTTTGTCCAGCAGAG TTGATTGAGTTCCTGGAAGCGAATGAGGTACCACGGCCAGTCACCATGCGGaccaacactctaaaaacgcgaCGTCGAGACATAGCACAG gcTCTTATAAACAGGGGAGTGAACCTCGATCCTGTTGGCAAGTGGTCGAAGGTTGGCCTGGTTGTCTACGACTCTCAAGTACCTATTG GTGCCACACCTGAATACCTTGCTGGCCACTACATACTGCAAGGGGCAGCATCTATGCTTCCAGTTATGGCACTGGCACCACAAGAAAATGAAAGAATCCTTGATATGTGTGCTGCACCTGGAGGAAAGACAACGCACATCG GTGCCCTAATGAAGAACACTGGAATTTTGTTTGCTAATGAAATACACGAAGAACGTTGCAAGGCCATAGTGGGCAACCTTCATCGGCTGGGCATCAATAACACTGTCGTATGCTCTTATGATGGCAGGAAATTTCCTGAG GTAGTGACTGGTTTTGACAGAGTACTCCTTGATGCACCATGCAGTGGCTCTGGAGTAATTTCCAAGGATCAGGCAGTTAAAACAAATAAG GAAGAAAAAGACATACTGAGGTGTTCGCAGCTTCAGAAGCAGTTAATCCTCTCTGCTATTGACTGTGCAGATTGCAGCAACAACAAGCCTGGCTACATTGTGTACAGCACCTGCTCTGTCTTG CCAGAAGAAAATGAGTGGGTAATTGACTATGCTCTTAAAAAGAGGAATGTGAAGCTTGTACCTACTGGTCTGGACTTCGGACGTGAAGGAATGACTCG GTATCGAGAGCACCGCTTTCATCCATCAATGAATAGAACACGTCGATTTTATCCACATACTCATAACATGGAAGGTTTCTTTGTTGCCAAGCTAAAGAAGTTCTCCAATGACATTCCAGTAACAG GAgacaatgaagaaaaaaaaggaagtgccAGTCAAACCCATACCAGTTCAGAGAAGCCACAAAAGACCAGCAAGATCTCAAAAAAGACGTTGAAGGAGGAAGAAACAGAAGAGGCGACAGATAACCTGGAGTCAGTCACGGAGCAGAAGACGGCTAAAAGAAAAAGTGCTCAGCCATCCACAAGTCCCAAGAAGAAAAATAAGCAGAAGAACGAGAAGAGGATATCGGAAGAGAGTGAAGAGGAAAGTCCCAAACtggcaaaaaaggaaaagccaCGAAAAATGTCCAAAAAGCCAAAAAAGAAGTCTTTGGCAG GCTCTACTGTACCAGGCCTCTTTACATCATGA